From Suricata suricatta isolate VVHF042 chromosome 1, meerkat_22Aug2017_6uvM2_HiC, whole genome shotgun sequence, a single genomic window includes:
- the IL2 gene encoding interleukin-2 — translation MHKIQLLSCIALTLVLVANSAPASSSTKETQQQLEQLLLDLRLLLNGVNNHENPKLSRMLTFKFYVPKKATELTHLQCLVEELKPLEEVLYLAQNKNFHLRHIKELMSNINVTVLKLKGSETRFTCEYDDETATVVEFLNKWITFCQSIFSTLTR, via the exons ATGCACAAAATCCAACTCCTGTCTTGCATCGCACTGACTCTTGTACTCGTCGCAAACAGTGCACCTGCTTCAAGCTCGACAAAGGAAACGCAGCAACAGCTGGAGCAATTACTGCTGGATCTGCGGTTGCTTTTGAATGGAGTTAAT AATCATGAGAACCCCAAACTCTCCAGGATGCTCACATTTAAATTTTACGTGCCCAAGAAG gCCACAGAATTGACACATCTTCAGTGTCTAGTAGAAGAACTCAAACCTCTGGAGGAAGTGCTATATTTAgctcaaaacaaaaactttcactTGAGACACATCAAGGAATTAATGAGCAATATCAATGTAACAGTTCTGAAACTAAAG GGATCTGAAACAAGATTCACATGTGAATATGATGATGAGACAGCAACCGTTGTAGAATTTCTGAATAAATGGATTACCTTTTGTCAAAGCATCTTCTCAACACTGACTAGATAA